The Clostridium sp. DL-VIII DNA window TACCATAAGTAAATAATACCATTACTTATAAAATAAGTGAATTGTAAAAATTAATGATATAATAAATACAAAGCTGCAATTTAAGGCACATGAAAATAAATAACAGGTCCAAGGTTGCCTTGAATATTTTTCATCAGGCAAGGAGGTAACTTAACATCATAGAGGGGCTATTAGGTCAAGTTGCCGACGTAGGATGATGGAAAATAGGCCGGCAAATGAACTTGCTATTTATTTGATTGTGCCTAAGTGTAATATTTAAATGCATTAGTAAAAAAACTACGTTAGGAGATTTAGAAATGATAAAATTAATTGCATCTGATATGGACGGGACCTTGATAGGTCTTAATGGAAAGATATCAAAAGAAAATATTGAAGCTATAAAACTAGCTCAGAGAAATGGAATAAAGTTTGCCATTGCAACTGGCAGAGCTTATGATGATGTTAAGCCAATTTTGGATAAATATGATGTAAAATGCGAATGCGTTGTATTAAACGGTGGAGAATACAAAGATGTTTCCGGTAAAACTGTTGCTGGAATCTATATTTCTAAAAACAAGACTATAGAGATTTTAAAGGTACTATCAAAGTATGATAACTTATCAGTAGAGATATACACTGACAATGGATACTATACAACAAGCTCTAGAGAGAAAACATTAAATGGAATGATAAAAAGAACAAAGACTATGCACTCATATCTAACAGATCCAGATGAAATTTACAAATATGCTGTAAATAGTCCTCATTTTGTAAAGATGAATTACATAACAAATTTAGATGAATTTTTAGACGCTGATATTAAAATAGGTAAGCTAGTTTCTTTTGCTGAATCTATAGATGAAATAAATGTTCTAAAAGAAGAGTTGAACAAATTAGATGGACTAGCTGTATCCTCAAGCTTTATTACTAATATTGAAATCAACCATATTAATGCAACAAAAGGAAGCATCTTAGCAAAGGTTGCAGAAGGAATTGATATAAAGAAAGAAGAAGTAGCTATTTTAGGAGATAGTTCGAATGATTATTCTATGTTTGTTGAATTTCCAAATTCCTTTGCTATGGAAAATGCTATTCCAGAAATAAAACAAGCTGCGAAATATATAACTGCAAGTAACATAGAACACGGTGTAGCAAAAGCAATCTACAAAATACTAGACATGCAAAGTGGTAACTAAACTTAAGCGTATATTAATCAAGAAGAAATACATGTTTATTACGTAGGACTATGAAAATATCGCTGAAAACACTAAAAGGAAGGTTGCACAAAAATTAGCATGCTCCAACTTAAGTTTGACAAGCTAATTTTGAACAACCTTCCTTTAAGTGTTTTTAGCAGCTTATTTTCAAATGCCTACTCCACAAACATGTATTTCTTCTTTTAGTTTATATACAAGATTAAGTTAAATGAATATAAAAAAATTATGGCTCAACACTAAAAACTGTGCTTGACATAAAATAATTATAAAATTAAATGAAAAATGCATTCAAATTCCTGTATTCTATAAGTGACTAATCCAATAGAATTGAAGGAGTTTAAATGCAATTACAGGATATCACTAATATATTAAATTTACAAGGAATAAATGTTATCAATTTTATCTATGGTTTTGAAGATAGAATTTGTATTGAAATCCAACCTACAGAATATACTCAACCTTGTCCGTGCTGTAAGAGTTTTAAAATAATAAGACGAGGCTCATCTGGAATTAGAAGAGTAAGGCATCTTCCTATATTTCAAAACGAGGTAATATTAAAGGTTCCTAAAATAAGAATGTCCTGTAAGGATTGTAATGCCTCT harbors:
- a CDS encoding Cof-type HAD-IIB family hydrolase translates to MIKLIASDMDGTLIGLNGKISKENIEAIKLAQRNGIKFAIATGRAYDDVKPILDKYDVKCECVVLNGGEYKDVSGKTVAGIYISKNKTIEILKVLSKYDNLSVEIYTDNGYYTTSSREKTLNGMIKRTKTMHSYLTDPDEIYKYAVNSPHFVKMNYITNLDEFLDADIKIGKLVSFAESIDEINVLKEELNKLDGLAVSSSFITNIEINHINATKGSILAKVAEGIDIKKEEVAILGDSSNDYSMFVEFPNSFAMENAIPEIKQAAKYITASNIEHGVAKAIYKILDMQSGN